The Aquila chrysaetos chrysaetos chromosome 6, bAquChr1.4, whole genome shotgun sequence genome window below encodes:
- the SSB gene encoding lupus La protein isoform X2, whose amino-acid sequence MAENGDGENMSILESKICQQIEYYFGNHNLPRDKFLKEQIKLDDGWVPLEVMIKFNRLSRLSKDFSVIVEALRKSKTGLMEINEDKTKIRRSPNKPLPELNDQYKAAIKNRSVYVKGFPLDATLDDIKEWLEDKGPVENIQMRRTLQRTFKGSIFAVFDSVESAKKFTEIPNQKYKDTELIVLFKEEYCTKKNEERRQNKVEAKARAKQEKEEKQKQAADAEMKSLEEKTGCLLKFSGDLDDQTCREDLHDVFSDHGEIKWIHFVRGAKEGIILFKDVAKEALEKAKAANNGNLQLRSKDVTWEVLEGDAEKEALKKILEDQQELLKQKTKGRKIKGKGRGGKVAQGAHKGKVQFQGKKIKFENAEEGGEDDTKTEPASPKKRPLEEMEKEQPAPKQLKTENGDGDQ is encoded by the exons ATGGCTGAAAATGGAGATGGTGAAAACATGTctattttggaaagcaaaatctGTCAGCAAATTGAG TACTATTTTGGCAATCACAATCTACCAAGAGACAAGTTCCTAAAGGAACAGATCAAACTAGATGATGGCTGGGTGCCTTTAGAAGTAATGATCAAATTCAACAG GTTAAGTCGCCTTTCAAAAGATTTTAGTGTTATTGTAGAAGCACTAAGAAAATCCAAGACTGGTCTAATGGAAATAAACGAAGACAAAACTAAAATCAGAAGATCTCCAAACAAACCCCTTCCTGAATTAAATGACCAGTATAAGGCTGCAATTAAAAACAGATCTGTGTATGTT AAAGGCTTTCCACTAGATGCAACTCTTGATGATATCAAAGAATGGCTTGAGGATAAAGGTCCAGTTGAAAACATTCAAATGAGGAGAACATTGCAGAGAACATTTAAG GGCTCAATATTTGCAGTTTTTGATAGTGTTGAATCTGCTAAGAAGTTCACAGAGATCCCAAACCAGAAGTACAAAGACACAGAGCTGATAGTACTTTTCAA GGAGGAGTATTGTacaaagaagaatgaagaaaggagacaaaacaAAGTAGAAGCCAAAGCAAGAGCTAAACA ggaaaaagaagaaaaacagaaacaagcagcagaTGCTGAAATG aagtctctggaagaaaaaacaggatgTCTTTTGAAGTTTTCTGGTGATCTAGATGATCAAACATGCAGAGAAGATCTCCATGATGTATTTTCTGATCACGGAGAAATCAAATGGATACACTTTGTCAGAGGTGCAAAGGAG ggaaTTATCCTCTTTAAGGATGTTGCAAAAGAAGCTCTGGAAAAAGCCAAAGCAGCAAATAATGGAAACTTACAGCTTCGGAGCAAGGATGTTACATGGGAAGTGCTAGAAGGAGATGCAGAGAAagaagctctgaaaaaaatactggaagatCAGCAAGaactgctgaaacagaaaacaaaag GACgcaaaattaaaggaaaaggaagagggggaaaggTAGCTCAAGGTGCACACAAAGGAAAAGTACAGTTTCAgggcaagaaaataaagtttgagAATGCAGAAGAAGGTGGTGAAGAT